The genome window TATTTTGAGtgactttttcttattttgctaaGAGGTTTCTTTACTTGGAAATTTATCATTGGTGGGTGGAATTATGGAGGAATGCAAGACCTAAGAGGAGTTAGGGGACCAAGATTCTAGGCTGAGCTCTGTGAAAATTTTGCTACATCTAGAACCTGCCTATGTTTCGATGGCCTCATCTCTTAGATGAGAAGAATGATTTCTGCCTTGATAGCACACAGGATTGAAATGCTCTATTTCTTGGTCTATTTGCCACTTTTAAGAAGTTCCTCATAATGATGAGTACAGTGGATATGAAGGTGGCAATTTTTGGCAACTAGGCGGGATGTAACTTTACCCCAGGGTGTGAAGCTCTGTCTGTCTGTTAGTCATGTACAATTGGCTTCAATTCAATGTGGTGCAAGGTTTGCCCTCTGTGAGTTGTTAAACAAAAAATttgagtgattttattttattcaattgttactgatttttaaaaggaaactttCATAATAAAGAGACGCAGTGgtattaatttaatttagttttaattaagcACCAATCCAAGAGACCTGATGGGTTCTAGTTAGAATAAACAGAGAAAACCACATTTTAGGTTTAACTCTAAGATAAGAGCCTGGAAGGGTAACAAGCAGAAGTTGCTCCAGGCAAGCAGCTAACTTGAAAGATTAGTTTCTACATTTGACAAAGAATGTGATTTTTGAGTTTTCGGTGACTTGTATTTCCTActcgtgagagagagagagagggagaaagagagaactaTTGCAAAAGGATTAGGATCCAAGTCTTCATGTAAGAAAAGGACTTGGTGAACAGGTACAACCTCCTGCTTGTAAAGTATTGTCTTTCAAACAGACCAGAAGCCTGAGGTTGCCAGTGTTAGAAGGTTCATCCTTTCTTCACTGAGTTTACATCTTATATAACAAAtagttcattaagtccatcctcAGTGTTCCCTGAGAGAAAAAGTAGAGGGCAGCATTATTCCTACTTGCATATACGGATTCAAGGTCTGAGAACTTGTGTGACTGTTCCCAGTTTACAGAACTGATTTTTGAGAACGTGACACATGACTCAGGAAAATGACCCGTTTCCCCTTGCATGGCAGTAGCTGCTATGTTTAACTTCTGCAGACTGCCCGCTTGCGTGTGGGAGCCGCAATTGGGAGCCGCTTTAGTCAGGGAGACTCCGGAATAACTGCGTGTCTGTGTCCCCCACAGGATATGGACCGGCCGGCGGCCTGGGAGCTGCAGGGCCCCGAAGCGCTGCGGCGTTTCCAGGGGCTCCTGCTGGACCGCCGCGGCCAGCTGCACGGCCAGCTGCTGCGCCTGCGCGAGGTGGCCCGGCGCCTCGAGCGCCTCGGCAGGCGCTCCCTGGCGGCCAATGTGGCGGGCAGCTCTCTGAGCGCCGCCGGCGCCGTCACCGCCATCGTGGGGCTCTCGCTCAGCCCGGTCACCTTGGGGGTCTCGCTCCTGGCTTCCGccgtggggctgggggtggccaCCGCCGGAGGGGCCGTCACCATCACGTCGGATCTCTCCCTGATCGTCTGCAACTCCCGGGAGGTGCGGAGGGTGCAGGAGATCGCAGCCACCTGCCAGGACCAGATGCGCGAGATCCTGAGCTGCCTCGAGTTCTTCTGCCGCTGGCAGGGCCGCGGGGACCGCCAGCTGCTGCAGTGCGGGAGGAACGCCTCCATCGCTCTGTACAACTCTGTCTACTTTATCGTCTTCTTCGGCTCACGTGGCTTCCTCATCCCCAGGCGGGCCGAGGGGGCCACCAAGGTTAGCCAGGCCGTGCTGAAGGCCAAGGTTCAGAAACTGGCAGAGAGCCTGGAGTCCTGTACCGGGGCTCTGGACGAACTCAGTGAGCAGCTGGAGTCCAGAGTCCAGCTCTACTCGAAGTCCAGACATGGCCACGACCTCAAGATCTCTGCTGACCAGTCCTCGGTGCTGTTTTTCTGAGAACATCCTTTCTCTTAATGACCGAGGCCAGAAACCATCCCTGTGGGATGCTCCGGATTT of Saccopteryx bilineata isolate mSacBil1 chromosome 1, mSacBil1_pri_phased_curated, whole genome shotgun sequence contains these proteins:
- the APOLD1 gene encoding apolipoprotein L domain-containing protein 1 isoform X2 codes for the protein MDMDRPAAWELQGPEALRRFQGLLLDRRGQLHGQLLRLREVARRLERLGRRSLAANVAGSSLSAAGAVTAIVGLSLSPVTLGVSLLASAVGLGVATAGGAVTITSDLSLIVCNSREVRRVQEIAATCQDQMREILSCLEFFCRWQGRGDRQLLQCGRNASIALYNSVYFIVFFGSRGFLIPRRAEGATKVSQAVLKAKVQKLAESLESCTGALDELSEQLESRVQLYSKSRHGHDLKISADQSSVLFF